The genome window AATGCTATTGATGTCTTGAAACAAAAGCTTGATTCAGTTCGCGTATCAGATGACACTGCAGAAGCTGATGAACAGTTTGGGGATTTGGGTGCACATATGCGCGGAGAGGATGTTCCTACTTGGTGACGGAATTCTCACATTTATCTATCGTAGGCAATTCTGAGATATTTTATGGATTTCTGATTCTGCTCTTCGTTATTTTAGCCTTTTCTTGATTCTGAACTTCTTAAGTTTTTGGTATGCTGTGACTATCTTGTTTTATGAGTTAACCAATACATTTACCTTGGCAaactatttttcttttatttaaacttttatttaaagttTTTTATCTATGTCGCCACTCGCCATCTTGATTAACGGTTTGTAATAAATGTTAAGATCTTCACGAAAATAATTCATCTTCGTACATTTACTGCTCTTTATATCTTATGTCCAGCCGAAAGAAAATAAGTGTACATCTTACCTTCCTCGGACTCTACATCTGAGTTTGATTCGGTTTAACAGCTCATAATCTAgatttttttcaagaaaaaattattgaacATTAAGCCCCCATGTGAGTGTGCTTTTGCTTTCACAGTAATAGACCCAACCTTTTAGGCAAGTAAATCGTGAGCATCACGGTTGCTGGAGAAAAAAATGTATACCGAACAAAATAAGACTACCCTTTTGGCCTTTTATCTCATGAGAATAGATACTTCACAGTTCACACTAGATTTAAGGGACCACAGCATTTATATGTGATAAGATTTTTCTATATCATTCCTTTTCTCCTCCAAAATTAAACCAGAACtttattttggttgaaaaagcTGCATGTTTAGTTGACAAGTTATGATTTTGTAGCCcctttttcttgaaaaattcTTTCTTGATTATATTTGGTTCTGAGAAAAAAATGGCTGATTCTGCAGAAATTTCAAATAGTAGCAAAAATTTCGAAGAAAAACCAAGTCTTTGTGATTTTTGTGGAGATTTAAGGGCAGTTTTGTATTGCAGAGCTGATTCTGCTAGGCTTTGTTTGATGTGTGATCATAAAGTGCACTCAACTAATCAGCTTTTCACTAAGCACACACGTTCTGTGTTATGTGATGCTTGTAATTCATCACCTTCTTCGATTTTTTGTTCTACACATGGGTCTGTTCTCTGTCAGAACTGTGATTGGGAAAGTCACAGGGTTTCTCAGTCAACTGTTCATGATAGAAGGCCTATTGAAGGGTTTATCGGGTGCCCTTCTGTGGCGGAGTTGTTGGCTACTTTTGGTTTTGATGAATtggggaagaagaagaagaatgttTTGAGAAGTGATGGGATTGAGGATTCTGAGAATTTTGAGTTTTCGGATTATTTGATTTGGGAAACTCCTTCTGTTGTTAGTCTTGATGATTTGATTTCTTCTGATGGCTCTGACCATAATTTTCAGGCTACAGGAATCCCTCCTTTGCCTAAGGTTTGACAATATTCTTATGCAGTTTTTGTTATTTTgaactcgaactgaaataaataatatatctttTCGCTCTGTTGAACACCTGTTGCTTTCCTGGTATATGTTAAACAAGTTGTTTTAATTGGTGAGATTAGTTTAATATAAGTGCATTCTTTTGTATTTCCTGTTTGATTGAACATGGCTAGTTTCTCAGAACCGAAACACTGTTTGTGGACAACGAAAAGAAGAGATACTCTGCCAGCTGCGTGAAATGGTAAAGTTAGAACCTGGCTGTGATCAAGATAAGCAAGATGTAGAGCCCTCTTCTGGATACCAGTCCCTGGTGCCTGATCGTGCCTGCAGGCAGCTGTATACAAGCTTTGAAAGCAAGAAAGAGCCGACCTTCTTTCCATACGAGGTTTGTTCCATTGGATTGTTTACCTAATTTATTCTTTTGCATCTTAGTTTGATTTAGTTACCAATTTGCTACCCAGAAACAACACGAACGAAATGGTAATGACTTGGTAAGTCGGAAAAGGAATGACAACTGTGTGAAATTAGACCTAGAATTCAATTCTGGTTAGCCTTTTAATCTTTTGGGTATGATAGGAGAAATATGGTTGAGAAGTCAAATTTGGTGGTCTGTTTCTTTGTTAGAACTTCGGCTTAAGAGTTACTATCAGTGCAacttttttttggtttggtGCTTCAAGCATAAGTATGTGGTCCAATAACTTGTAGGGTAAGAGAATAGCTAGAGTTGTCTGACATTATAATATCTGCTCAAGGATCTTTAATATATCAAGCTACTTTTTCATTTTGGAGAATTATGACTCTGTCGATTTGCTAAATATCCGATGTTCTGTAATAAGGACAGCCTCTGCAAATTTATACTCTGTAATCAATAACTTGCAAGTGTTTGACCCTTTTGAGATAGATAGTGAACAATGTATGAACATATAAGCCGCCTCATTACAGCTTCTTATTGGCTTTTGCTCAATTTGCAAGGAAGATGTAGGACAATGAACTTCTGGCCCTCTTTTATATCAGAAAGCTGTTTTTTAGGAACTCTGGAGGGTTTAGATGTAATACTGCATTTTCTTTTAGGAACTCTCGTTTATCTTTAGCTTTAGATGTAGGTGaatggagaaaagaaaagacaatTTATTTGATGTCCTTTTTTACAGGAAAATACTTTTCAGTGGTACAATGATGGTCATGAAGATGCAGATGAAAGCCTGCCTAATACCTCATACCAGAGCTATTTTAACACAGACTGCTTAGTTCCTGATAAAGATCCGGAGGTTGATCCTAGTTTACATTGTGAAGAAAACAAGCATGTAACGCCATCACAGAACCCTGTTGTTGCTGAGGCCTCGCAAATCTTCCCTAAAGTTGCTCCACATGAATTTTCAAGCCAGCATAGAGACTCTGCAATCACACGATACAAGGAGAAGAGGAAATCTAGGAGGTACATATATTTCTAGTTCTGAGCGGATTTCAGAGTTGCTAATGTTCTTTTTGTGTTGATTAACATATATTTCTGGAATCAAGTTTAGACTGATGATCCAGGTTTGTAAATTTCACAGGTACGAGAAGCACATTAGGTATGAATCAAGAAAGGTTCGTGCAGAAAGTAGAGCTAGAATCAAGGGCCGGTTTGCCAAGGTAGATCGCTAAAATCCTGTGCATAAGTGATATGGACAGTTATTCGTCTGATATTTACCAGTTCTTGCTAGGGGTTTGGGACTAGGTTTGCAGCAAACAGTTCAGATCATATTCCTCAGACAATCCTGAGATAGTACTCTTCTTATGCTTTGGTTTGGAAAAGCTTCTTAAAATATAAGTAGTGTATGTGTAATTACTTTTGCATTATagttaaatatgaaaattaaaaatatttggttGGGGATGCAGTATATGAGATTGAGTTTTGATGTGCAACTTTCTGCTTTGTATATTACTTCTTAATTATGTACAGATGCAGTATAAAATGACAATGGAGCAAAACTACTCTGAGAGAACCGAGGCTTAATCATTTATCTTTATACCTTATAATCAGTTGGGTTGCCTAATTGGAGTTGTATGTAT of Daucus carota subsp. sativus chromosome 3, DH1 v3.0, whole genome shotgun sequence contains these proteins:
- the LOC108215337 gene encoding zinc finger protein CONSTANS-LIKE 13, which gives rise to MADSAEISNSSKNFEEKPSLCDFCGDLRAVLYCRADSARLCLMCDHKVHSTNQLFTKHTRSVLCDACNSSPSSIFCSTHGSVLCQNCDWESHRVSQSTVHDRRPIEGFIGCPSVAELLATFGFDELGKKKKNVLRSDGIEDSENFEFSDYLIWETPSVVSLDDLISSDGSDHNFQATGIPPLPKNRNTVCGQRKEEILCQLREMVKLEPGCDQDKQDVEPSSGYQSLVPDRACRQLYTSFESKKEPTFFPYEENTFQWYNDGHEDADESLPNTSYQSYFNTDCLVPDKDPEVDPSLHCEENKHVTPSQNPVVAEASQIFPKVAPHEFSSQHRDSAITRYKEKRKSRRYEKHIRYESRKVRAESRARIKGRFAKVDR